The genome window GGTGTAGACTCCGTCCTCCACTTTAATAGCAGCTCCTTAGCTCGCTCGATGACCCTCTTCCTCTTCTCCTCCCTCACATCCTCTATCTTGGTTACCCTAATTTTAGCGTCGCACGGCCCCACCTTGTCCACAGTCTCTATGGCGGCAGCTATTAGCGTAGTCTCTACTTTATCTAAGCTAGTCGGAATTTCAATAGAGCCCCTAGACCTGCCCTCCTTAGACTCTATATTGACCTGAACTCTGCCTATGCGGCCTGACTTCTGAAGCTCCCTTAAGTCTAGCTTATCTCCTAACAAGCCTTCAGTCTGTCCAAAGATCGCGCCTATTACATCAGACTTCTCCACTACCCCCTCAACATCTATTGTCGCATGTATTAAATACTTAGGAGTTATAGCGACTCCTCCCATTAATCTTCACCCTCGCAGTTAGAGATGAGACATATTGTCTGTTACTCCAGCTTAAAGATTCCTCTCTACTTCTCCCCTACATCACTAAGGAAAAAAGTTTTATTAAGGTATGCCCACTAGACTGACCCAATCTGGGGGGTTCAGTATTTATAGATACAGAGTCAGTATCTATAAAGACGAAGTTAGACTTAGCCTCGAGGAACACCGAGGAAGTAGTGAAGCTGGAGGAGCTCGAGGCTCTTCTACGAGAAGGAAGGAAGCCTAAGGCATACTGGGGTTTCGAGCCCTCAGGGCTTATGCATCTAGGCATGGGCTTAGTTACGGGCTCTAAGATAAAGGACTTGGTTGAAGCGGATTTCGATTTTATCATCTTCTTAGCCGATTGGCATGCCTGGATAAATAACAAGCTTGGGGGGGACATAGGGAAAATCAGGCTTGTAGGTGAGTACTTCAAGCACTGCTTCACAGCGCTCGGACTTTCTCCCAATAAGGTGCGTTATGTGTGGTCATCAGAGCTGACGAGCGAACAGAAGTACTGGGAGGTGGTGGTTAAGGTAGCTAAAAACTCTACGCTGACTCGTGTTAAGAGGGCTTTGCCAATAATGGGAAGGAGCCTAAAAGAGGGAGACGTAGAGGCAGCTTGGTTAATGTATCCATGCATGCAGGTCGCGGACATTTTTTACATGGATTTAGACGTGGCTTGCGGAGGTATTGATCAGCGCAAAGCACATATGCTCGCTAGGGATGTTGCTGATAAACTTGGCTTTAAGAAACCCGTTTGTATACATACTCCTCTCTTAATGGGCCTGGAGGGGCCCGGTAGGGCAGAGGGCTTTGACGAAGACGCTAGGGTGAATAAAGCAATAGCTTCTAAGATGTCCAAGAGCTCGCCTGAGAGATGTATCTTCATACACGACGAGCCCGAGGAGATTAGAAGGAAAGTGATGAAAGCCTACTGTCCACCGAGAAACGTTGAAGACAATCCATTGCTTGAGATGGTTAGGCTAATCATCATCCCTTGGAGGGGAAAAATAGATATCAAGGTGAAGAAGGAGGTGGTAGCGTTTAATAGTTACCCAGAGGTGGCTAAGGCTTATGCTAAGGGCGACATACACCCTCTAGATCTAAAGGAAGCAGTAACTGAGATTTTAATAGAAATCCTAAAACCAGTGAGGGACTACTTTAAGGGAAGAAGAGAGTTAGACGAGGTAAAGGAGCTAGAAATTACTAGATGAAGCCCTTAATTTTTAAACTAGAACTCTTAGCTAAAGGTAGGGCGCTCGCCGAGAATTCGTGTACGAGAGTCCCTGCCGAGGGGGCCTAATGGCCCACGAGGAAGCAGTGTGAGTCAGTACACGAGCACAGGCGAGTGCCCCTCTAAGTGGTGATAAAGAGTTTTTAGCATCCTGGTCTGCTAAGCTACTTGGCCGCAGGCGACGGGGCTGCGTGAGGTTACGAGGAAGCTCGTACGATGAGCCAGGCCCTACCCACTGCGGCCACACTAGTTCTCACTCATAACAACGTTGAGGAGTTAAGAGGCTAAGTACCTTAGATAAATTAAGTTCAAAGCAAGCCACCGGGCTTTCTAGCCCAAATAGAACTAAGACCTCAGGATGGGTCTCACCTAGTATAGCCACTTCATCCTCATTAACCTTAATCCTAGCCGACCTTCCCTCAATAAAGCAAGGATGAGATATGGGCTCTATGAACCATTCACTAAAGCCTAAATTACGTAGGAGGGCGTAAAGGCAGGACTGAACGTCTTCATATCCCACTTTATTACTACAAATGGCTGCTGCTAATTTCCTTTCGACGCGAGTGGAAGTAGGACTTGAGGGGTCAGCGTAGACTACGTCTCCGCATTCAAAGACTTTTTGCGGAAGACGAGCGTGCTTATTACGAGAAAGGAAGTTTAGCAGTATAGGAATGAGCCAGTTTCTCAGGCAAGCATATTCACTTGATATTGGATTCTCCAAGACCACGACGTCCTCAATGCTAAGGGAGGCATTAAGGCTAATCACTTCGATTGCTGTTAACGTGTAGTTGAGTATTTCTTGAAAGCCAAGTCCCACCATGAGTTCTCTAGCTACGTTTGTTAGCTTAGTTATATTAAGAAGGCTGCCTACTTGCGTACGTGGAGGTCTTTCAGGTATTATCCTGTTGAAACCGTAGCCTATGGCTACATCTTCGACGATGTCTATAGCGTGAAGGATGTCACACCTGTATGGAGGAGGATGGACCTCCACGGTGCCTCTGTGAGCCGTTGCAATATGGCCCATTCTCTTAAGACAGGACACTACTTCTTCTTCAGTAAGACTTAGGCCTAAGCAGTTATTAATATAGCTCAACTCCACGTACTGCACTTGAGTATCGAGGATGGGGGATGAGATGTGACGATCTGGATAAAGAACCTTAACCTTCTCCAAAACCCCTCCTCTCTCAAGTACATTAAGGGCCACAACGTTAAGGGCTTGGCTTACAGTTCCGAAGTCGGTACCAGTAACTTCAATAAATAAGTTCTTAGTTAGGGGGGTCACCTTTGTCGAGCTACAGTTAATTATAGGCGGCATCGATAGAGCCCTGCCCCTCTCATCAAGTAGTAGGGGGTACCTATCAAAGCCCTTAAACAGGAAGGAGAATTCTCTACCTTTCTCTGTATACATAAGTATTTCGTCACCGCTCATTTCCCTCTCTTCACCAAGAGGGATAAATCGTATATCAGAAGGAGGGAGCGCTGTGTAAATTATCCTGTGCCCTACGGTGTCTAAATCATGAAGGCCGATAGCGGCCTTCGACCTTCTCCTACAGTACGTTAAGTGAAGCTTCTCCTGAAATACCATTAGTTGCTGTATTAATCCCTCGCTCAGGCTAACCCCCCTAATTATAGCGCTGAGAATGAAGGGCCTTGAGTTAAAGACCAATGGATCAACGCTAATCGTCACATTACCATCAAGAACCTCATACTTCCTGGGTTCTTCGAGCCCTAGGAATAACTTAAGAGCCCTAGCTATTCCCTCAATACTTAACATATCCGGTCTGTCAGCTGTAACCTCTATGGTGATGTTCCATCCATTTACGCTTTCCACTAAACACTTATGAAAGAAGAGGATGTCCATGAGCTCATTCAGGCTCACTGACCCCCTGAGCATGGCTAAAAGCTCCCTCGAGTCGATGGTAACCGTTGGCATCACGCCTCCCTCCAAGGTAGAGGCCTAGCCCTAAGCCATTCTAGCCTGTATGTATAGAGGTCTCGTATGTCGTGGACGCCAAGTATCACCATAGCGAGCCTATCTACCCCGATCCCCCAAGCTGCTACTGGGTAGTCTACGCCAAGTGGCTTAAGAACCTCAGGCCTAAACATTCCAGAACCTACAAACTCAATCCAGCCAAGCGTAGGGTGCTTAACAAAGCCCTCTACGCTAGGCTCAGTAAAAGGAAAATACCCTGGTTTAAATCTCACCAGGCCCAGCTTAAGTGCTGAGGCTAGCTCCTCTATTATGCCTAGAAGGTGGCGCAGTGTAACACCATGATCTCCGTAAACCCCGTCTAGTTGCATAAACTCCATGGAGTGCTTGGCGTCGAGCACATCAGGCCTATATACACGTGATAAACAAAACATGCGGACTGGGGGCTTAGGGTGTTTAGACAAGTACCTCACAGATACAGCTGTGGTTTGAGTTCTAAGCACGAGGCGCTTCGCTACTTGGTAGCTCCATCGATACCCCCAGCCCCTCGACCCCGTCGTCCAACCGTCTTCATGAACCCTCCTAACCCTTTCCGCTAATTCTTCGTCCTCAATCCAGCCATCACTAGGCTTCTTAACGTGGAAGCTATCATGTATTTCTCTAGCGGGATGGTCTTGAGCTTGAAATAGGGCGTCGAAGTTCCAGAACTCGGTTTCAACGAGTGGCCCTTCATGCTCAATAAAGCCCATAGAAACCAGTACCTCCCTAATTTCGTCAAGGAAGTTGAGGTAGAAGTGCTTCTTTCCAGGGTGCGTTACGTAGGGCTCAGCAGCTACGTCGTAGGGCTTAAGTCTGATGGTAGCCCAAGCACGGCTCCTCACGATCTCAGGGGTTAAGACAGAGATCTCAACCAGGCTCTCAGCCTTTTCAACCGCGGCCAACCCCTCACTTGTTAATTTAGCCCTAACTTCGATTAAGGGCTTCGCAATTACTAACGACCTCTTCTTGAGCCTCTCAACGCACTCTCCTAAGTCACATAAGTCAGAGGTGGTCGCTGAGCTAAGTTCAAGCAGCCTCCTTAAAGCTAGCTCATCGTCATCTACTTCTGGAGCCTTAAGAGCCTTCACAATGCCGTTTCTTACCTCAACCCAGCCCTTGCGCTTAGCCCATCCTAGAGCTATTGAGAAAGCATTGTCACTCATACCTAGCTTAGACTTAACTTCACTCAGCGAGGCGCTTGGTATTGAAGCCTCATAGAGACGGCGCTCAGGTAAGCCCTGTGCAGCATAATTAAGCCCTTCAGGTGTAAGGGCGAGTAGCTCATCTCTGATCTTTTCAAGCTTTATGAGGTTCTTGCTAGCTAGCCTCTCTAAGGCTGACATTAAAGCGTTCTTATCAAGCTGCTCTAAGGAAGCTAATTGAGAAGCCGTAGCTTCGCCGCCCACCTTCTTAAGCGCTCTAAGGACTCTAAGCTCCATGTTGCTTAAACGTAAGCCCACCACCTCTAGTGACCACTAGCTACCTTACCCGGGAGTATGAAGAAGCTGGAAAGTAGTTAAAAAGGTTAGCTAGTCAAGCTGTGGAAAGTTTAAGAGCCGCTTGGGCAAGATGTCTTCTTAAAGGGTGGAGCCTATTGTGGCCCTTGAGCCATGGGGAGAAGTAAAGGTAGAAGACTACGAAAAAGTTTGTAAAGAGTTTGGCATTCAGCCCATTAAGCCCCTTATACATCAATTCAGCGATCCCCCCATCTTTATTAGGAGAGGGATAGTTTTTGGACATAGGGACCTGGAAGTGATACTGAGGGCTATCAAGGACGAGCGGCCCTTTGCTGTAATGAGCGGTATAAAGCCGACTGGCGACTTTCACCTAGGCAGCCTCCTAACAATAAAAGAAATAGTGTATTTTCAAAAACTCGGCGGCTTAGGAGTATATTGCATAGCAGACATAGAAGCCTACGAAGATAATGAAGTTCCTTTTGAAGAGAGCAAAGGAGTTGCTATAAACAACATAGCGGATGCGTTAGCACTGGGCTTCGATACTAAGCGAGGATACATATACAGACAGTCTAAGGAACGTAGAGTTAAGGACCTAGCTTACCTCTTCAGTAAAGGAATTACGCTGGCTACATTAACGGCAATCTACGGCGAGCGGCACTTAGGCCTATACCTATCAGCACTAATTCAGGTCGCTGATATACTTCTCCCTCAATTAGAGGACTTTAATGGGCCTAAGCCCACCGTTGTACCGGTAGGCATAGATCAAGACCCACACATCAGGTTCGCCCGCGACATAGCTCATAGGTTTTCTGAGAAGCTGAAATTCATGGCGCCAGCGGCTGCCTATCATAAAATCATGAGAGGGCTGGACGGCTCTCCGAAGATGAGTAAGCGCAATCCTATGAGCTACTTTACTCTCAATGAGGAGCTGAGTAGCGTAAAGTGGAAGCTCATGAATGCCTATA of Candidatus Nezhaarchaeota archaeon contains these proteins:
- a CDS encoding tyrosine--tRNA ligase gives rise to the protein MKTKLDLASRNTEEVVKLEELEALLREGRKPKAYWGFEPSGLMHLGMGLVTGSKIKDLVEADFDFIIFLADWHAWINNKLGGDIGKIRLVGEYFKHCFTALGLSPNKVRYVWSSELTSEQKYWEVVVKVAKNSTLTRVKRALPIMGRSLKEGDVEAAWLMYPCMQVADIFYMDLDVACGGIDQRKAHMLARDVADKLGFKKPVCIHTPLLMGLEGPGRAEGFDEDARVNKAIASKMSKSSPERCIFIHDEPEEIRRKVMKAYCPPRNVEDNPLLEMVRLIIIPWRGKIDIKVKKEVVAFNSYPEVAKAYAKGDIHPLDLKEAVTEILIEILKPVRDYFKGRRELDEVKELEITR
- the pheT gene encoding phenylalanine--tRNA ligase subunit beta; protein product: MEGGVMPTVTIDSRELLAMLRGSVSLNELMDILFFHKCLVESVNGWNITIEVTADRPDMLSIEGIARALKLFLGLEEPRKYEVLDGNVTISVDPLVFNSRPFILSAIIRGVSLSEGLIQQLMVFQEKLHLTYCRRRSKAAIGLHDLDTVGHRIIYTALPPSDIRFIPLGEEREMSGDEILMYTEKGREFSFLFKGFDRYPLLLDERGRALSMPPIINCSSTKVTPLTKNLFIEVTGTDFGTVSQALNVVALNVLERGGVLEKVKVLYPDRHISSPILDTQVQYVELSYINNCLGLSLTEEEVVSCLKRMGHIATAHRGTVEVHPPPYRCDILHAIDIVEDVAIGYGFNRIIPERPPRTQVGSLLNITKLTNVARELMVGLGFQEILNYTLTAIEVISLNASLSIEDVVVLENPISSEYACLRNWLIPILLNFLSRNKHARLPQKVFECGDVVYADPSSPTSTRVERKLAAAICSNKVGYEDVQSCLYALLRNLGFSEWFIEPISHPCFIEGRSARIKVNEDEVAILGETHPEVLVLFGLESPVACFELNLSKVLSLLTPQRCYE
- a CDS encoding phenylalanine--tRNA ligase subunit alpha — protein: MVGLRLSNMELRVLRALKKVGGEATASQLASLEQLDKNALMSALERLASKNLIKLEKIRDELLALTPEGLNYAAQGLPERRLYEASIPSASLSEVKSKLGMSDNAFSIALGWAKRKGWVEVRNGIVKALKAPEVDDDELALRRLLELSSATTSDLCDLGECVERLKKRSLVIAKPLIEVRAKLTSEGLAAVEKAESLVEISVLTPEIVRSRAWATIRLKPYDVAAEPYVTHPGKKHFYLNFLDEIREVLVSMGFIEHEGPLVETEFWNFDALFQAQDHPAREIHDSFHVKKPSDGWIEDEELAERVRRVHEDGWTTGSRGWGYRWSYQVAKRLVLRTQTTAVSVRYLSKHPKPPVRMFCLSRVYRPDVLDAKHSMEFMQLDGVYGDHGVTLRHLLGIIEELASALKLGLVRFKPGYFPFTEPSVEGFVKHPTLGWIEFVGSGMFRPEVLKPLGVDYPVAAWGIGVDRLAMVILGVHDIRDLYTYRLEWLRARPLPWREA
- the trpS gene encoding tryptophan--tRNA ligase — its product is MEPIVALEPWGEVKVEDYEKVCKEFGIQPIKPLIHQFSDPPIFIRRGIVFGHRDLEVILRAIKDERPFAVMSGIKPTGDFHLGSLLTIKEIVYFQKLGGLGVYCIADIEAYEDNEVPFEESKGVAINNIADALALGFDTKRGYIYRQSKERRVKDLAYLFSKGITLATLTAIYGERHLGLYLSALIQVADILLPQLEDFNGPKPTVVPVGIDQDPHIRFARDIAHRFSEKLKFMAPAAAYHKIMRGLDGSPKMSKRNPMSYFTLNEELSSVKWKLMNAYTGGRATAKEQRELGGIPEQCCIYELCLFHFIEDDHKLLEMYSKCKGGAILCGECKAEVIEIVISFLREHQRRRRGFLDQAIDIVEEEEKKEPSVLTRSL